The following proteins are encoded in a genomic region of Arvicanthis niloticus isolate mArvNil1 chromosome 21, mArvNil1.pat.X, whole genome shotgun sequence:
- the Ndufaf3 gene encoding NADH dehydrogenase [ubiquinone] 1 alpha subcomplex assembly factor 3 — translation MATALGFRSLYQTRHAPLCRHVYRLWRNPRRGHRLSPADDELYQRTNISLLQKEFPQATYIDSYNSRGFTINGNRVFGPCALLPQTVVQWNVGSHQDITEESFSLFWMLEPRIEIVVVGTGNKTERLHSQVLRAMRQRGIAVEVQDTPNACATFNFLCHEGRVTGAALIPPPGETALASLGQASE, via the exons ATGGCCACTGCTCTAGGATTTCGCTCCCTTTACCAAACGCGGCATGCGCCGCTCTGTCGGCACGTCTATCGGCTGTG GAGGAACCCGCGTCGAGGACACCGGCTCTCTCCGGCGGACGATGAGTTATACCAGCGGACCAACATCTCTCTGCTGCAAAAGGAGTTCCCTCAAGCTACTTACATCGACAGCTACAATAGCAGAGGTTTCACTATCAACGGAAACCGCGTGTTTGGCCCTTGCGCGCTGCTCCCACAGACGGTGGTCCAGTGGAAC GTAGGATCTCATCAGGATATCACTGAAGAGAGCTTCTCCCTTTTCTGGATGCTGGAACCTAGGATAG AGATTGTTGTGGTGGGCACCGGAAACAAGACTGAGCGGCTGCACTCTCAAGTCCTACGGGCCATGAGGCAGCGGGGCATTGCTGTGGAGGTACAGGACAcg CCCAATGCCTGTGCCACCTTCAACTTCTTGTGCCATGAAGGTCGAGTGACGGGAGCTGCCCTCATTCCCCCTCCTGGAGAGACTGCACTGGCTTCTTTGGGTCAAGCCTCAGAATGA